The nucleotide sequence CGCGCGAGCGCTGGCTGGAACTGGGTCTGACCGACGAAGAGAAGCAAAACCAGCTGGAACAGTTGGCCGAGCAGTACGACGAACTGAAACACGAATTCGAGAAGAAACTCGAAGGCAAACGCCGCAAAATCACGCAAGGCGACGATCTGGCACCGGGCGTGCTGAAGATCGTCAAAGTGTATCTGGCTGTTAAGCGTCAGATCCAGCCAGGTGACAAGATGGCCGGCCGTCACGGTAACAAGGGTGTTATCTCCAAGATCAACCCGATCGAGGACATGCCTTACGATGAGAACGGCACGCCGGTCGATATCGTACTGAACCCGCTGGGCGTACCGTCACGTATGAACATCGGTCAGATTCTGGAAACCCACCTGGGTATGGCGGCCAAAGGCATCGGCGACAAGATTAACGCCATGCTTAAGCAGCAACAGGAAGTCGCCAAGCTGCGCGAGTTTATCCAGCGAGCTTATGACCTGGGTAACGATGTGCGTCAGAAAGTCGACCTGAATACCTTCAGCGATGAAGAAGTGCTGCGTCTGGCGGAAAATCTGAAGAAAGGCATGCCGATTGCCACGCCGGTGTTCGACGGTGCCAAGGAAAATGAGATCAAAGAGTTGCTGAAACTCGGCGATCTGCCGACTTCCGGTCAGATTACGCTGTTCGACGGCCGTACTGGTGAGCAGTTCGAGCGTCCGGTTACCGTGGGCTACATGTACATGCTGAAACTGAACCACTTGGTCGACGACAAGATGCATGCCCGTTCTACCGGCTCTTACAGCCTGGTTACCCAGCAGCCGCTGGGTGGTAAGGCGCAGTTCGGTGGTCAGCGCTTCGGTGAGATGGAAGTGTGGGCGCTGGAAGCTTACGGCGCTGCTTATACCCTGCAGGAAATGCTGACGGTGAAATCCGATGACGTGAACGGCCGTACCAAGATGTACAAAAACATCGTGGATGGCGATCACCGGATGGAACCGGGTATGCCGGAATCCTTCAACGTGTTGTTGAAAGAAATCCGCTCCCTGGGTATCAACATCGAGCTGGAAGAAGAGTAATCCCAGCCCGATAACGCTGCGAGTATTCGTTACAGGGGTACCTGAACTTTGTTTTTAACGGCATGGTTCAGGTGCCTGACAGGTCTAACTCCGACAGGAGCCAATCCGTGAAAGACTTATTAAAGTTTCTGAAAGCGCAAACTAAAACCGAAGAGTTTGATGCGATCAAAATTGCGCTGGCCTCGCCAGACATGATCCGTTCCTGGTCTTTCGGTGAAGTGAAAAAACCGGAAACCATCAACTACCGTACGTTCAAACCGGAACGTGACGGCTTGTTCTGTGCCCGTATTTTTGGGCCGGTAAAAGACTATGAGTGCTTGTGCGGTAAGTACAAGCGCCTGAAACACCGTGGCGTAATCTGCGAGAAATGCGGCGTTGAAGTGACCCAGACCAAAGTGCGCCGTGAGCGCATGGGCCACATCGAGCTGGCGTCTCCGACCGCTCACATCTGGTTCCTGAAATCCTTGCCGTCCCGTATCGGCCTGCTGCTGGATATGCCGCTGCGCGATATCGAACGCGTACTGTACTTCGAATCCTATGTGGTGGTTGAAGGCGGGATGACCAACCTGGAGCGCCGTCAGATCCTGACTGAAGAGCAGTATCTGGACGCGCTGGAAGAGTTCGGTGACGAATTCGACGCCAAGATGGGCGCCGAGGCTATCCAGGCTCTGCTGAAAAGCATGGATCTGGAGCAGGAATGCGAACAGCTGCGTGAAGAGCTGAACGAAACCAACTCTGAAACCAAGCGTAAAAAGCTGACCAAGCGCATCAAACTGCTGGAAGCGTTCGTGCAGTCCGGCAACAAGCCGGAGTGGATGATCCTGACCGTGCTGCCGGTGCTGCCGCCGGACCTGCGTCCGCTGGTGCCGCTGGACGGTGGTCGTTTCGCAACCTCAGATCTGAACGATCTGTATCGCCGTGTGATCAACCGTAACAACCGTTTGAAACGTCTGCTGGATCTGGCTGCGCCGGACATCATCGTACGTAACGAAAAACGTATGCTGCAGGAAGCGGTAGATGCACTGCTGGATAACGGCCGTCGCGGGCGTGCGATCACCGGTTCCAACAAGCGTCCGCTGAAATCTTTGGCCGATATGATCAAAGGTAAGCAGGGTCGTTTCCGTCAGAACCTGCTCGGTAAGCGCGTGGACTACTCCGGTCGTTCCGTTATCACCGTAGGTCCGTACCTGCGTCTGCATCAGTGCGGCCTGCCGAAGAAAATGGCGCTGGAACTGTTCAAACCGTTCATCTACGGCAAGCTGGAACTGCGTGGTCTGGCGACCACCATCAAAGCCGCCAAGAAAATGGTGGAACGCGAAGAAGCGGTGGTATGGGATATCCTGGATGAAGTCATCCGCGAACACCCGGTACTGCTGAACCGTGCGCCGACCCTGCACCGTCTGGGGATTCAGGCGTTCGAACCGGTACTGATCGAAGGTAAAGCCATTCAGCTGCACCCGCTGGTGTGTGCGGCGTATAACGCCGACTTCGACGGTGACCAGATGGCTGTTCACGTACCGCTGACGCTGGAAGCCCAGTTGGAAGCGCGTGCGTTGATGATGTCCACCAACAACATTCTGTCTCCGGCGAACGGCGAGCCGATCATCGTTCCGTCTCAGGACGTGGTATTGGGTCTGTACTACATGACCCGTGACTGTGTTAACGCCAAAGGCGAAGGCATGGTGCTGACCGGTCCGAAAGAAGCAGAACGCATCTACCGTGCGGGTCTGGCCTCGCTGCATGCGCGCGTTAAAGTGCGTATCACCGAGCACGAGAAAAACGCGCAGGGTGAGTGGATTGCTAAAACCAGCATCATCGACACCACTGTGGGTCGTGCGATTCTGTGGATGATCGTGCCGAAAGGTCTGCCTTACTCCATCGTCAACCAGGCGCTGGGTAAGAAGGCTATCTCCAAGATGCTGAACACCTGCTATCGCGTACTGGGTCTGAAGCCGACGGTTATTTTTGCCGACCAGATCATGTACACCGGTTTTGCTTACGCGGCGCGTTCCGGTTCTTCCGTTGGTATCGACGATATGGTCATTCCGGCGAAGAAAGTGGAAATCATCAGCGAAGCGGAAGCCGAGGTTGCCGAGATTCAGGAGCAGTTCCAGTCTGGTCTGGTAACCGCAGGCGAACGTTACAACAAAGTCATCGACATCTGGGCCGCGGCGAACGAGCGTGTGGCCAAGGCGATGATGGAAAACCTCTCTACCGAAACGGTAATTAACCGTAACGGCGAAGAAGAGAGACAGGTTTCCTTTAACAGCATCTTTATGATGGCCGACTCCGGTGCGCGTGGTTCCGCGGCACAGATTCGTCAGCTGGCGGGGATGCGTGGCCTGATGGCGAAGCCGGACGGCTCCATCATCGAAACACCGATCACCGCGAACTTCCGTGAAGGTCTGAACGTACTCCAGTACTTCATCTCCACCCACGGTGCGCGTAAAGGTCTGGCGGATACCGCGTTGAAGACCGCGAACTCCGGTTACCTGACTCGTCGTCTGGTTGACGTGGCGCAGGACCTGGTGGTGACCGAGGACGATTGCGGCACCCACGAAGGCATCATGATGACGCCGGTTATCGAAGGCGGCGACGTAAAAGAGCCGCTGCGTGAGCGCGTACTGGGCCGTGTGACGGCGGAAGACGTGCTGAAACCGGGCACCGCAGACATTTTGGTTCCGCGCAATATGCTGCTGAACGAGAAATGGTGTGACCTGTTGGAAGAAAACTCGGTCGACGCGGTGAAAGTGCGCTCCGTGGTTGGCTGTGAAACTGACTTCGGCGTGTGCGCCAAGTGCTACGGTCGTGACCTGGCGCGTGGACACATCATCAACAAAGGTGAGGCCATCGGGGTTATCGCGGCGCAGTCCATCGGTGAACCGGGTACTCAGCTGACGATGCGTACGTTCCACATCGGTGGTGCGGCATCCCGTGCGGCAGCTGAATCCAGCATTCAGGTGAAAAACAAAGGTAGCCTGAAACTGAGCAACGCCAAGTTCGTTAAGAACGTCGCTGGCAAGCTGGTTATCACCTCGCGTAACACCGAGCTGAAATTGATCGACGAATTTGGTCGTACCAAAGAAAGCTATAAAGTGCCTTACGGTGCGGTAATGGGCAAAGGCGACGGTGACGATGTTTCCGGCGGTGAAACCGTCGCGAACTGGGATCCGCATACCATGCCGGTTATCACCGAAGTGGGCGGCAGCATCCGCTTCACCGACATGATCGACGGCCAGACGATTACGCGTCAGACCGACGAACTGACCGGTTTGTCCTCCATCGTGGTGCTGGACAGTGCGGAACGTACCGGTGGCGGTAAAGACCTGCGTCCGGCGCTGAAAATCGTTGACGGCAAGGGCGACGACGTACTGATTCCGGGTACCGACATGCCGGCGCAGTACTTCCTGCCGGGCAAAGCGATTGTCCAACTGGAAGATGGTTCTCAGATCGGTGCGGGTGACACCTTGGCGCGTATTCCGCAGGAATCCGGCGGTACCAAGGATATTACCGGTGGTCTGCCGCGCGTTGCCGACCTGTTCGAAGCCCGTCGTCCGAAAGAGCCGGCGATTCTGGCGGAAATCAGCGGCGTGGTGTCCTTCGGTAAAGAAACCAAAGGCAAACGTCGTTTGGTGATCACGCCGGTTGATGGCAGCGAACCATACGAAGAGATGATTCCGAAGTGGCGTCAGCTCAACGTGTTCGAAGGCGAACGTGTGGAGCGCGGCGACGTGATTTCCGATGGTCCGGAATCTCCGCATGACATCCTGCGTCTGCGCGGCGTACACGCGGTAACTCGTTACATCGTGAACGAAGTGCAGGAAGTTTACCGACTGCAGGGCGTGAAGATTAACGATAAACACATCGAGGTTATCGTTCGTCAGATGCTGCGTAAAGGCACCATCGTCAATCCAGGCAGCTCTGAGTTCCTGGAAGGCGAGCAGGTGGAAATGTCGCGCATCAAGATCGCCAATCGTCAGTTGGAAACGAACGGCAAGATTTCGGCAACCTACAGCCGTGACTTGCTGGGTATCACCAAAGCGTCTCTGGCCACCGAGTCCTTCATCTCCGCAGCGTCGTTCCAGGAAACGACCCGCGTGCTGACGGAAGCGGCGGTTGCCGGTAAACGCGATGAGCTGCGTGGCCTGAAAGAGAACGTCATCGTGGGTCGTCTGATCCCGGCCGGTACCGGCTATGCGTACCATCAGGATCGCATGCGCCGTCGTCAGGCGGGCGAACCGCAGGCAGCACCGCAGGTGAGCGCTGAAGAAGCGTCTGCTAACCTGGCTGAACTGTTGAACGCCGGTCTGGGTGGTAGCGACGACGAATAATCGTCATCTCCACCGATAATAAAAAACCGTACCTTAGCGATAAGGTGCGGTTTTTTTTATATCCTTATTTCACATGAGGATCTTTTATTTACGACCGTGATTGTTTAAAAATGGTCTATTGCGTAACTCACCCGAGGGCCGTCGCAGGCGACGTTAAAAAACGCTTTCAGCGTTTTTTTGGTGACGGGGAAAAGACATAATTGCGCTATAACATCAGCATGGAAGTTTCATAAGGAATGTCCGATGCGATTCACTACAACGCTTTCAGGCGTCATTCTGGTTTTGCTGTCCGGCAGCGCGTTCAGCGCCGGCGAGATGCCTTCCGGTTATCCGACACCGGTGCAGAAGGTATTCAGGCACTGGCAGATTACTTGTAACAACCTGAACGACTGCGACATCAGGAACAATGACCCGTACCTGCGTGTGACGCTAAAACGTGAAGCAGGCGTTCAGGGCAAACTCTCTTTGGACTTCGATCTGGCCGATAAACGTCAGGCGCTGTATCTGGATGGTGTCCGTTTTCCGCTGTCCCAGCCCGCCTGGCAGACGGATGAGGAAGAGGGCGCGTTTTACGTCCATACCGATCAGTTGGATGTGATCCAGCAGTTTGTGCTGGCGGCCAAAAACGCCAAACGGTTGTCGCTGTCGGAGCACGACGGTGGTCAGGGTAATAACCAGGAAGAATCGATCTCGCTTAACGGCCTGAATGCGGCGTTATTGCTGGCGGATGAGCGGCAGGGGCGCCTGAATAACCACAGCGCATTGTTGCAGGTCGGTGACGGAGAGGTGGCGCAGGTGCCGCCGGTACCGGTGGGGCAGGAAATCAACCCGGCCTATACCCAGCCGCCGGTGCTGACCAATGCGAAAACGCTGATTAACGGCGTGATCAGCGCCAAAAAAAACCTGCTGGAAGAGGAAGACTGCGGGCTGAGCAAAGAGGCCCGCCAGTTGAGTGAAGCCGAACCGCTGACCAACGAGCTGGCGCTGGTGATGCTCAACTGCGGCATGGGCGCCTATCAGTCTTCCAGCATGTTGTTTGTCACTCCGCGCAATAACCCGCAGGCCGCACAGTTGCTTGAATTGCCAAGGCCCATTCGCCCGGCGGACAGCCGTGAGGAAAAAATCCGTTGGTTTACCGAAGCGGACTATGACCCGGAAAGCGGCATGCTGTATCACTCGGCGAAAGGACGCGGCATCGCCGACTGCGGCGAAAGCGCGCAGTGGGTGTTCGACGGTAAGACCTTCCAGCTTGTGGCTTACAATTATCAACCGGAGTGTAATGGCGGGCAGCCGGGAGACTGGCCGTCCGTGTGGGCGATGCCGGGCTACCCGACCGAGTAACCCGACACGGTGTTGACAGGACCGGCGCGGTTTGTGTCTCTCCGCCCGCGCTGGCCGAGGATGAGGCGGAGCAGGCGGTAAGTCTCTGCTCCGGCTGTATCAGCCCGCGCACTGTAACAACCGCTCGCGGCGCTTGCGACGGGCAATGTGCCGATGTGCGCACTGGTGCGCAGGCTATCTTTTACGCTCTGTATTAATTGCTTTTTTCTGCGTAGCGTATCGCATGTTCTTTCTGTCCCGGTGCGTTTTACGCTTTATCGTACCGGGTCATCTCACTAAAAATTGTCCACATCCCGGCGTGTCAGCCCCATATCCTCCAACCGATCGTTGTCCAGTTTACGTAGTGCCTTTCGTGCCTGAACTCGCTGCCGCCAGGCGCGCCAATACTGGCGAATGCGGTGCCGGAAGGTCCGTGGTTTGATGCCGGCGCCGGCTCGAAAGTATGGCTGTGTCATGGCGCTACTCCTGATGTGCTGTGTTAGTACACAGTGTGAAACTGTCACCGCTAACAATACAGATGCAGAAAATGATTATCCTGAACATACAGATGCTGATGTTTACGATCTGAATTATGATTTTTGGTGTGATCTGTACCTGTTTTTGGCACTCACTTCATGGTTTAAAGAAAACAAGTGATTACGGTGATAGCGCTTTGCTCTAACAGGCGGCGGTAGCCGCCTGTCGTTGTCTTAATGACGGGTATCACTGTCCGGGTCAGTGTCGGTAAAGACGCTCTATATCTTCCCGTTTCAGGCCGATATCTTTGAGGTGCTCATCGTTGAGTTTATTCAGGATTTTGCGGGTCTGACGGTGCAGGCGCCAGACCCGCCATCGTCGTAACAGGCGCAACAAAATGGACTCGTCGGGGGGTAAATCGGGGCGATGGGAAGAGAATAGTATTGTCATGGTGGTTCTCCGCAGGTGATAGCCATGTATGATGATGACAAGTCTCTCTGTATGGTTTTAGAGGCAGGTTTTGACTTTATTTTTGATACAGATGACCTATCTGGCGATCTGAATGGTTGTTTAAGGCTCATTCTGTATGGAAGCCCGGAGGAGAAAGTACATTTATGACGCGATATCAGCTTTTGGCCACCTTACTGACGCAGCGGATCGAGCAAGGGTTGTATCAGAGCGGCGAGCGTTTGCCATCAGTACGCTCGTTAAGTCAGGAGCATGGCGTCAGTATCAGTACCGTGCAGCAGGCATATCATCTGCTGGAAGAAAAGCGACTGATCGTGCCGTTGCCCCGTTCGGGGTATTTCGTTAAACCCCGTATAGCGGCCGCGCCGATCCCGGCGATGACTCGCCCGGTACAGCGCCCGGTGGAAATTACCCGATGGAATTCGGTGCTGGAATTGCTCCGTTCCCGTTCTGACCCGGAAATTCTGCAACTGGGAGGCAGCCTCCCGGACCTTACGCGAAGCACGCTGAAACCATTATGGAAAAGTATCAATCGAATCGGACAAAAACAGGATATCGCCACTCTGGGTTATGACAGTCTGGATGGCTTACTGCTGTTGCGCGAACAGATTGCCCGCCTCATGATTGATAGCGGCTGCCAATTGTCGGCACAGGATATCATCGTGACTCATGGCTGTACGCAAGCGCTGTCAATTGCGATACGGGCGGTGTGTAATCCCGGCGATATCGTGGCTATTGAGTCGCCGGTATTCCATTGCATCATGCAGATATTGTGTGGTCACGGCATAAAAGTAATTGAAATACCTACTGATTTTTCAAGTGGCCTTAGCCTTGAGGCACTGGAGCTGGCATTGGAGCAATGGCCGGTGAAGGCGGTGTTGACGGTCCCGAACTGCAACAATCCGTTGGGATTTGTTATGCCGGAACATCGCAAACGGGCATTGATGACGCTGGCGCAACGTTATGACATCGCCATCATTGAGGATGATGTGTATGGAGATCTCACCTATGACTATCCACGGCCGATTACACTGAAATCTCTGGATTATGAAGGCCGAGTCCTGACATGCAGCTCTTTTTCCAAAACGCTGGCCCCCGGCCCGCGGATCGGATGGGTGGTGCCGGGACGTTACCTGAATCGGGCGTTGCATATGAAGTACACCAGTACCGGGGCGGTATCGATACACTTCCAACAGGCTGTGGCTGAATTTATACAGCAGGGACATTACATGCCACATGTACGCCGAATGCGCTCGCTCTATCAGCGCAATCTGGAGGAGCTAGTCA is from Dickeya dianthicola NCPPB 453 and encodes:
- the rpoC gene encoding DNA-directed RNA polymerase subunit beta'; this translates as MKDLLKFLKAQTKTEEFDAIKIALASPDMIRSWSFGEVKKPETINYRTFKPERDGLFCARIFGPVKDYECLCGKYKRLKHRGVICEKCGVEVTQTKVRRERMGHIELASPTAHIWFLKSLPSRIGLLLDMPLRDIERVLYFESYVVVEGGMTNLERRQILTEEQYLDALEEFGDEFDAKMGAEAIQALLKSMDLEQECEQLREELNETNSETKRKKLTKRIKLLEAFVQSGNKPEWMILTVLPVLPPDLRPLVPLDGGRFATSDLNDLYRRVINRNNRLKRLLDLAAPDIIVRNEKRMLQEAVDALLDNGRRGRAITGSNKRPLKSLADMIKGKQGRFRQNLLGKRVDYSGRSVITVGPYLRLHQCGLPKKMALELFKPFIYGKLELRGLATTIKAAKKMVEREEAVVWDILDEVIREHPVLLNRAPTLHRLGIQAFEPVLIEGKAIQLHPLVCAAYNADFDGDQMAVHVPLTLEAQLEARALMMSTNNILSPANGEPIIVPSQDVVLGLYYMTRDCVNAKGEGMVLTGPKEAERIYRAGLASLHARVKVRITEHEKNAQGEWIAKTSIIDTTVGRAILWMIVPKGLPYSIVNQALGKKAISKMLNTCYRVLGLKPTVIFADQIMYTGFAYAARSGSSVGIDDMVIPAKKVEIISEAEAEVAEIQEQFQSGLVTAGERYNKVIDIWAAANERVAKAMMENLSTETVINRNGEEERQVSFNSIFMMADSGARGSAAQIRQLAGMRGLMAKPDGSIIETPITANFREGLNVLQYFISTHGARKGLADTALKTANSGYLTRRLVDVAQDLVVTEDDCGTHEGIMMTPVIEGGDVKEPLRERVLGRVTAEDVLKPGTADILVPRNMLLNEKWCDLLEENSVDAVKVRSVVGCETDFGVCAKCYGRDLARGHIINKGEAIGVIAAQSIGEPGTQLTMRTFHIGGAASRAAAESSIQVKNKGSLKLSNAKFVKNVAGKLVITSRNTELKLIDEFGRTKESYKVPYGAVMGKGDGDDVSGGETVANWDPHTMPVITEVGGSIRFTDMIDGQTITRQTDELTGLSSIVVLDSAERTGGGKDLRPALKIVDGKGDDVLIPGTDMPAQYFLPGKAIVQLEDGSQIGAGDTLARIPQESGGTKDITGGLPRVADLFEARRPKEPAILAEISGVVSFGKETKGKRRLVITPVDGSEPYEEMIPKWRQLNVFEGERVERGDVISDGPESPHDILRLRGVHAVTRYIVNEVQEVYRLQGVKINDKHIEVIVRQMLRKGTIVNPGSSEFLEGEQVEMSRIKIANRQLETNGKISATYSRDLLGITKASLATESFISAASFQETTRVLTEAAVAGKRDELRGLKENVIVGRLIPAGTGYAYHQDRMRRRQAGEPQAAPQVSAEEASANLAELLNAGLGGSDDE
- a CDS encoding DUF1127 domain-containing protein; the protein is MTILFSSHRPDLPPDESILLRLLRRWRVWRLHRQTRKILNKLNDEHLKDIGLKREDIERLYRH
- a CDS encoding DUF1176 domain-containing protein, yielding MRFTTTLSGVILVLLSGSAFSAGEMPSGYPTPVQKVFRHWQITCNNLNDCDIRNNDPYLRVTLKREAGVQGKLSLDFDLADKRQALYLDGVRFPLSQPAWQTDEEEGAFYVHTDQLDVIQQFVLAAKNAKRLSLSEHDGGQGNNQEESISLNGLNAALLLADERQGRLNNHSALLQVGDGEVAQVPPVPVGQEINPAYTQPPVLTNAKTLINGVISAKKNLLEEEDCGLSKEARQLSEAEPLTNELALVMLNCGMGAYQSSSMLFVTPRNNPQAAQLLELPRPIRPADSREEKIRWFTEADYDPESGMLYHSAKGRGIADCGESAQWVFDGKTFQLVAYNYQPECNGGQPGDWPSVWAMPGYPTE
- a CDS encoding DUF1127 domain-containing protein, which translates into the protein MTQPYFRAGAGIKPRTFRHRIRQYWRAWRQRVQARKALRKLDNDRLEDMGLTRRDVDNF
- a CDS encoding aminotransferase-like domain-containing protein — encoded protein: MTRYQLLATLLTQRIEQGLYQSGERLPSVRSLSQEHGVSISTVQQAYHLLEEKRLIVPLPRSGYFVKPRIAAAPIPAMTRPVQRPVEITRWNSVLELLRSRSDPEILQLGGSLPDLTRSTLKPLWKSINRIGQKQDIATLGYDSLDGLLLLREQIARLMIDSGCQLSAQDIIVTHGCTQALSIAIRAVCNPGDIVAIESPVFHCIMQILCGHGIKVIEIPTDFSSGLSLEALELALEQWPVKAVLTVPNCNNPLGFVMPEHRKRALMTLAQRYDIAIIEDDVYGDLTYDYPRPITLKSLDYEGRVLTCSSFSKTLAPGPRIGWVVPGRYLNRALHMKYTSTGAVSIHFQQAVAEFIQQGHYMPHVRRMRSLYQRNLEELVSLVRRVFPDTICHSRPQGGFVLWIELPETFDGVRLNHRLVDKKIRIHEGELFSASGKYRHCLRLSYAMPLTPETEAAIITLGNVIVGEIASNPVAG